The following are encoded together in the Bradyrhizobium algeriense genome:
- a CDS encoding ABC transporter permease: MPSDATALHLVLSGDPALFAIVRLSLYVSLSAVVLAALIGIPLGAWIALTKFPGRQGLIVLLNALMGLPPVVVGLAVYLMLSRSGPLGAFGLLFTAGAMIIAQTVLVTPIIAALTRQTIEDLWIEYRDELTAMNLGPVGRVTALIWDARFSLVTALLAGFGRAAAEVGAIIIVGGNIEGFTRTMTTAIALETSKGDLPLAVGLGLVLIAIVIAVNALAWTARRAGERLAG, translated from the coding sequence ATGCCCAGCGACGCAACAGCCCTTCACCTCGTGCTCAGTGGCGATCCCGCGCTGTTCGCCATCGTGCGGCTGTCGCTCTATGTGAGCCTGTCAGCGGTGGTGCTGGCCGCGCTGATCGGCATTCCCCTGGGCGCCTGGATTGCGCTGACGAAATTCCCCGGGCGCCAGGGCCTCATCGTCCTGCTCAACGCCCTGATGGGTCTGCCGCCGGTCGTCGTCGGCCTTGCGGTCTATCTGATGCTGTCGCGCTCCGGGCCGCTCGGCGCGTTCGGCCTGTTGTTCACGGCGGGCGCGATGATCATCGCGCAGACCGTGCTGGTCACCCCGATCATCGCCGCGCTGACGCGCCAGACCATCGAGGATCTCTGGATCGAATACCGCGACGAACTCACCGCGATGAATCTCGGCCCCGTTGGCCGCGTCACGGCACTGATCTGGGACGCGCGCTTCAGCCTCGTCACGGCGCTATTGGCCGGCTTCGGCCGTGCGGCGGCGGAGGTCGGCGCCATCATCATCGTCGGCGGCAATATCGAAGGTTTTACCCGCACGATGACGACGGCGATTGCGCTGGAAACTTCCAAGGGCGACCTGCCGCTCGCGGTCGGCCTCGGCCTCGTGCTGATCGCGATCGTGATCGCCGTCAACGCGCTGGCGTGGACTGCCCGTCGTGCCGGCGAACGACTGGCGGGATGA
- a CDS encoding TetR/AcrR family transcriptional regulator: MEEIDRRVARTRRALHEALIRLIMRKGFDALTVQEIIDEADIGRATFYAHYRSKDALLRGGFERLRSELKAARQAPRHGGERDQPLTFSLAMFEHACAYRDVYRAMLGGQGSIIAVNEIRRALSELVKEELPTLGDDGAVPRELMLQFVVGTFLTTLIWCLEKRSKLAPSEANAIFRHLVMQGIGRAIVSDGRQR; the protein is encoded by the coding sequence ATGGAAGAGATCGACCGGCGCGTCGCGCGCACGCGGCGAGCGCTTCACGAGGCACTGATCCGACTGATCATGCGCAAGGGCTTTGATGCCCTAACCGTGCAGGAGATCATCGACGAGGCCGATATTGGCCGTGCAACTTTCTACGCCCACTACCGCAGTAAGGACGCTCTGCTCCGCGGCGGCTTCGAGCGGCTTCGCAGCGAGTTGAAAGCCGCACGACAAGCTCCGCGGCATGGCGGCGAGCGGGATCAGCCCCTGACATTCAGCCTCGCGATGTTCGAGCATGCTTGCGCCTACCGGGATGTTTATCGCGCCATGTTGGGAGGACAAGGCAGCATCATCGCCGTCAACGAAATCCGCCGCGCCCTTTCCGAACTGGTGAAGGAGGAATTGCCGACGCTCGGCGACGATGGCGCGGTGCCGCGCGAACTCATGCTGCAATTCGTCGTGGGAACGTTTCTGACAACACTGATATGGTGCCTCGAAAAGCGGTCGAAACTGGCGCCTTCCGAGGCGAACGCCATTTTCCGTCATCTGGTGATGCAAGGCATTGGGCGGGCAATCGTCTCGGACGGCCGCCAACGGTAG
- a CDS encoding patatin-like phospholipase family protein, whose amino-acid sequence MADLNGQAESSTAKPRRLLALDGGGIRGVMSLEILRKIEQDLATATGKGASFRLGDFFDYIGGTSTGAIIAAGLAMGKSVQELIDFYIEAGPLMFEKTSLIGRLRSFYQADPLREKLNDVFGERTLGAKDLRSLLLVVTRNATTDSPWPVSSNPLARYNDRDRPDSNLQIPLWQLVRASTAAPVYFPPEIVEWDKDDPAKTFFFVDGGVTPYNNPAFLLFRMATLPQYRLNWPTGEDRMMLISVGTGAAAAVSRDLNARGQLIPANVAHLPGVLMGGAAIDQDINCRAIGRCVFGEPIDREIGDMIPRQGDPLEGVLVPLEEDCGRQFLYARYNPDVSRGGLDALGLKKIDPDHVRALDQIKYIGEMQSVGREYAAKFVDMTPFQRFVTKD is encoded by the coding sequence ATGGCTGATCTCAACGGGCAAGCAGAATCTTCGACCGCAAAACCGCGCAGGCTGCTGGCGCTCGATGGCGGCGGAATCCGCGGCGTGATGTCGCTCGAAATCCTGCGCAAGATTGAGCAGGATCTGGCGACGGCCACCGGCAAGGGCGCGTCATTCCGTCTCGGAGACTTCTTCGACTATATCGGCGGCACCAGCACCGGCGCCATCATCGCGGCCGGCCTCGCGATGGGAAAGTCAGTTCAGGAACTGATCGATTTCTACATCGAGGCGGGACCGCTGATGTTCGAAAAGACATCCCTGATCGGCCGGCTGCGCAGCTTCTATCAGGCCGATCCGCTGCGCGAGAAACTGAACGACGTGTTCGGGGAGCGCACGCTTGGAGCCAAAGACCTGCGTTCGCTGCTGTTGGTCGTCACGCGAAATGCAACGACGGATTCGCCGTGGCCCGTCTCTAGCAATCCCCTCGCCCGGTACAACGATCGCGACCGCCCGGACAGCAATCTGCAAATTCCGCTGTGGCAGCTGGTGCGGGCGAGCACCGCCGCACCCGTCTATTTCCCGCCTGAAATAGTCGAGTGGGATAAAGACGACCCTGCAAAAACCTTCTTCTTCGTCGATGGCGGCGTCACACCTTACAATAACCCGGCCTTCCTGCTGTTCCGGATGGCGACGCTGCCGCAGTACCGGCTGAACTGGCCTACCGGGGAGGACCGCATGATGCTGATTTCGGTCGGCACGGGAGCGGCGGCAGCGGTCAGCCGTGACCTCAACGCGCGCGGACAATTGATCCCGGCCAACGTCGCGCACCTTCCCGGCGTGCTGATGGGCGGCGCTGCGATCGACCAGGATATCAATTGCCGCGCTATCGGCCGCTGCGTGTTCGGCGAGCCGATCGACCGCGAGATCGGCGACATGATTCCGCGGCAGGGCGATCCGCTCGAGGGAGTCCTCGTTCCGCTCGAAGAAGATTGCGGCCGCCAATTCCTGTATGCCCGCTACAATCCCGATGTGAGCCGAGGCGGCCTCGACGCTTTGGGGCTGAAGAAGATCGATCCGGATCACGTCCGGGCGCTGGATCAGATCAAATACATCGGCGAGATGCAGTCTGTAGGACGAGAGTATGCCGCGAAGTTCGTGGACATGACGCCATTCCAGCGATTCGTGACGAAGGACTGA
- a CDS encoding disulfide bond formation protein B, which translates to MTSDAAAHSSPARLSADPALVAALAIAFIAADALAGAWFFQLVLDIRPCPLCLEQRYAYYLAVPLGLVVAFGAYRGAPRPVLLAGLAILALAALANAGLGAYHAGVEWQFWQGPTDCSGPIADLGSAGTLLQRLDTVKVIRCDEVQWRFLGLSLAGYNVLISLLMAAIAAWGMVSAKRA; encoded by the coding sequence GTGACATCAGATGCAGCCGCCCATTCGTCGCCTGCGCGCCTGTCCGCTGATCCCGCGCTGGTCGCGGCGCTGGCGATTGCGTTCATTGCGGCGGATGCGCTGGCGGGCGCGTGGTTCTTCCAGCTGGTCCTGGACATCCGCCCCTGTCCGCTCTGCCTCGAGCAGCGCTACGCCTATTATCTGGCGGTCCCGCTCGGCCTTGTGGTGGCGTTTGGGGCCTACCGGGGGGCGCCGAGGCCGGTGCTGCTGGCGGGCCTCGCCATTCTTGCGCTCGCAGCCCTCGCCAATGCCGGGCTCGGCGCCTACCACGCCGGCGTCGAGTGGCAATTCTGGCAGGGCCCGACCGATTGCTCCGGCCCCATCGCCGATCTCGGCAGCGCCGGCACGCTGCTGCAGCGGCTCGACACCGTCAAAGTGATCCGCTGCGACGAGGTGCAGTGGCGCTTCCTCGGCCTCTCGCTCGCCGGCTACAACGTGCTGATCTCGCTGTTGATGGCCGCGATCGCCGCGTGGGGCATGGTGTCGGCGAAGCGGGCGTAG
- a CDS encoding PsiF family protein, which yields MTKISSLATATAVSLLLMGSAFAQTTAPAKTEPSKTEPAKPRTAASLECSKEADAKGLHGKERKKFRSACKKAAAEKAK from the coding sequence ATGACGAAAATATCCTCCCTCGCCACCGCAACCGCCGTTTCCCTTCTGCTCATGGGCTCCGCCTTCGCGCAAACCACGGCGCCGGCCAAGACCGAGCCGTCCAAGACTGAGCCGGCCAAACCGCGCACCGCCGCCTCGCTCGAATGTTCGAAGGAAGCCGATGCCAAGGGGCTTCACGGCAAGGAACGCAAGAAATTCCGCTCCGCGTGCAAGAAGGCCGCCGCCGAAAAGGCGAAGTAA
- a CDS encoding AbrB family transcriptional regulator, with product MSLIPASMSSAVADRAKILGTLETLVIGAGGGLLFLWLNLPGGLISGAMVAVGIAALAGRPVTMPPVLTQTVLVLLGITLGSLVSRQLIQHMSAYPLTIGLLALATFCSTFGSSFYLQRMHGWDQTSAFLAGSPGALSQITILAAEKGADVAAIAVVQTMRVIILTAALPLLLAFTGIAPSAPAEVASLIASPLELAVLAAAAIAVALLLRLAKFPASWMFGAMIASAVLHGTDLIEGGLPPWMRNVALVGIGAVIGTRFSRISKSTLVSHINAGLGSFAVAIAISAIFVTVIVLSTHVRFADVVVAFAPGAMDAMLALALTLHIDPIFVGAHHLSRFVFVSITTPGIVHLFGRPQEDVDD from the coding sequence GTGAGCCTGATCCCCGCCTCGATGTCCTCCGCTGTTGCCGACCGTGCCAAAATTCTCGGCACGCTCGAAACGCTCGTCATCGGCGCCGGCGGCGGCCTGCTGTTTCTGTGGCTCAACCTGCCCGGCGGACTGATTTCCGGCGCGATGGTCGCCGTCGGCATCGCCGCTCTCGCCGGGCGGCCGGTCACCATGCCGCCGGTCCTGACGCAGACCGTGCTGGTGCTGCTCGGCATCACGCTGGGCTCGCTGGTGTCGCGGCAACTGATCCAGCACATGAGTGCCTATCCCTTGACCATCGGCCTGCTGGCGCTGGCGACATTCTGCTCGACCTTCGGCTCGAGCTTCTATCTGCAGCGCATGCACGGCTGGGACCAGACCTCGGCATTTCTGGCTGGCAGCCCCGGCGCGCTGTCGCAGATCACGATACTGGCCGCCGAGAAGGGCGCCGATGTCGCCGCGATCGCGGTGGTGCAGACCATGCGCGTGATCATCCTGACCGCGGCGCTGCCGCTGCTGCTGGCGTTTACCGGGATTGCGCCCTCGGCGCCGGCTGAAGTCGCCAGCCTGATCGCCTCGCCGCTCGAACTCGCCGTGCTGGCGGCCGCTGCCATAGCCGTCGCGCTGCTGCTGCGGCTGGCCAAATTTCCGGCGAGCTGGATGTTCGGCGCGATGATCGCCTCCGCCGTGCTGCACGGCACTGACTTGATCGAAGGCGGCCTGCCGCCATGGATGCGCAACGTGGCGCTGGTCGGCATCGGCGCTGTGATCGGCACGCGGTTTTCGCGGATCAGCAAGTCGACGCTCGTCAGCCACATCAATGCCGGGCTGGGCTCCTTTGCGGTCGCCATCGCCATATCAGCCATTTTCGTCACGGTGATCGTGCTCTCCACCCATGTGCGCTTCGCCGACGTCGTGGTGGCGTTCGCGCCGGGCGCGATGGACGCCATGCTGGCGCTGGCGCTCACGCTGCATATCGATCCGATTTTCGTCGGCGCCCATCATCTGTCGCGCTTCGTGTTCGTATCGATCACGACGCCCGGCATCGTGCATCTGTTCGGCCGTCCGCAGGAGGATGTGGACGATTAG
- a CDS encoding lytic transglycosylase domain-containing protein: protein MRYLFAAVIAVFVIAVDFESSDVRSVWMEPSFVVAEAQSEPATTPNSHAGISAASVEYSQALDSTNVVAAPYEKAVAADAAAHAAASFYDESAPPNPICEAVKVAAEENDIPIGFFARLLWQESRFRAEEISSAGARGIAQFMPQTAVEMGLRDPFDPLQAIPVAARFLRKLHNQFGNLGLAAAAYNAGGGRIEKWLSRRSTLPKETRAYVKIITGHKAEAWTDEENTVHMPTDLPQKAPCEGVGGLSRQDQIAAVNVDLTPSASALLRKAEADDAEDKKNAAASKLRVAAVSAARHAGAAFRKTNARAVLLAAKGPSRKQGKQAAVRLASASSTAGRTKSSRAREL from the coding sequence ATGCGATATCTTTTCGCCGCCGTGATTGCTGTGTTCGTGATCGCAGTGGATTTTGAAAGTTCCGACGTCAGGTCAGTCTGGATGGAACCGTCTTTCGTCGTCGCCGAAGCGCAATCGGAACCGGCCACGACACCGAATTCCCACGCTGGAATTTCGGCCGCGTCGGTCGAGTATTCGCAGGCGTTGGACTCAACAAACGTCGTCGCTGCGCCATACGAGAAAGCTGTAGCAGCCGATGCCGCCGCTCATGCAGCCGCATCGTTCTACGACGAGTCCGCGCCACCGAATCCGATCTGCGAAGCGGTCAAGGTCGCCGCGGAGGAAAACGATATCCCGATCGGATTCTTCGCGCGCCTGCTCTGGCAGGAAAGCAGGTTTCGCGCCGAGGAGATCAGCTCGGCAGGCGCGCGGGGCATTGCGCAATTCATGCCGCAAACGGCCGTCGAAATGGGCTTGAGAGACCCGTTCGATCCGCTGCAGGCGATCCCTGTGGCGGCAAGATTTCTTCGCAAGCTTCATAACCAGTTCGGAAATCTCGGGCTTGCGGCGGCTGCCTACAATGCGGGCGGCGGCCGGATTGAGAAGTGGCTCTCACGCCGCAGCACACTCCCAAAGGAAACGCGCGCTTACGTCAAGATCATCACCGGCCACAAGGCCGAAGCGTGGACCGACGAAGAGAATACCGTCCACATGCCGACCGATCTGCCGCAGAAAGCGCCGTGCGAGGGCGTCGGCGGCCTGTCGCGGCAAGACCAGATCGCCGCCGTGAATGTCGACCTGACGCCTTCCGCCAGCGCGCTGTTGCGCAAGGCGGAGGCCGACGACGCCGAGGACAAAAAGAACGCGGCCGCCAGCAAGCTGCGCGTTGCGGCAGTTTCGGCGGCTCGGCATGCCGGCGCGGCCTTCCGAAAGACCAATGCGCGCGCTGTCCTGCTGGCCGCAAAGGGACCGTCGCGCAAGCAGGGGAAACAAGCCGCCGTGCGTCTCGCGTCGGCTTCTTCCACCGCCGGCCGCACGAAGTCATCGAGGGCGCGAGAATTGTAA
- a CDS encoding substrate-binding domain-containing protein: MLRRRLIMAVTASFVFAGHAVAQDKSIVVASTTSTLDSGLFGHILPMFKAKTGIDVKVVAQGTGQALDTARRGDADVVFVHAKPAEEKFLAEGFGVKRYPVMYNDFILIGPKGDPAGIKGSKDIVAALTAIKAKGADFISRGDKSGTHQAELNLWKVAGVDIAKDKGPWYKEIGQGMGAALNTASASNAYVLADRGTWLSFKNRGDLAIVIEGDKRLFNQYGVMLVNPEKHPSVKKDLGQQLIDWLVSSEGQKAIADYKINGEQLFHPNASDSGA; the protein is encoded by the coding sequence ATGCTTAGGCGCCGTTTGATCATGGCGGTGACCGCCAGCTTCGTATTCGCAGGCCACGCCGTCGCACAGGATAAATCGATCGTGGTGGCCTCGACCACCTCGACGCTGGATTCCGGCCTGTTCGGCCACATCCTGCCGATGTTCAAGGCCAAGACCGGCATCGATGTGAAGGTGGTGGCGCAGGGCACCGGACAAGCGCTCGATACCGCGCGCCGCGGCGATGCCGACGTCGTGTTCGTCCACGCCAAACCTGCAGAAGAAAAATTTCTCGCCGAAGGTTTTGGCGTCAAGCGTTACCCCGTGATGTACAATGACTTCATCCTGATCGGCCCGAAGGGCGATCCGGCCGGCATCAAGGGCTCGAAGGACATCGTTGCAGCGCTCACGGCGATCAAGGCCAAGGGCGCCGACTTCATTTCCCGCGGCGACAAGTCCGGCACCCATCAGGCCGAGCTCAACCTCTGGAAGGTCGCCGGCGTCGACATCGCCAAGGACAAGGGCCCCTGGTACAAGGAGATCGGGCAGGGCATGGGCGCGGCGCTCAACACCGCATCCGCCTCCAACGCCTATGTGCTCGCCGATCGCGGTACCTGGCTGTCGTTCAAGAACCGCGGCGATCTCGCCATCGTAATCGAAGGTGACAAGCGGCTGTTCAACCAGTATGGCGTCATGCTGGTAAACCCGGAAAAACATCCGAGCGTCAAGAAGGATCTTGGCCAGCAGTTGATCGACTGGCTGGTGTCGTCGGAGGGCCAGAAGGCGATCGCCGACTACAAGATCAACGGCGAGCAGTTGTTCCATCCCAACGCCAGCGATTCCGGCGCGTGA
- a CDS encoding energy-coupling factor ABC transporter ATP-binding protein: MRAPSSELPIEFNGVTVTAGPVTILDNISLTLLSGLPTVLIGPNGSGKSTLLRVAMGLLTPSRGRITWGGLEHVPPLKRAIVFQRPAMLRRSAAANIRFALRAAGIPRAEHARRTGELLELVGLGQLADRAARRLSGGEQQRLALARALARDPAVLFLDEPTASLDPVATKAVEDIIRAVSERNIKVVMATHDLGEGRRLAGDIVMLHRGRIVETGAAASFFDRPQTAEARTFLAGELLV, translated from the coding sequence ATGCGCGCGCCCTCGAGCGAACTGCCGATTGAATTCAATGGCGTCACGGTGACGGCAGGTCCCGTCACGATCCTCGACAATATCTCGCTCACTTTGCTCTCGGGCCTGCCGACGGTGCTGATCGGGCCGAACGGCTCGGGCAAATCCACGCTGCTGCGCGTGGCGATGGGGCTGCTCACGCCTTCGCGCGGGCGCATCACCTGGGGCGGCCTGGAACATGTCCCGCCGCTCAAACGCGCGATCGTGTTTCAACGCCCGGCGATGCTCCGCCGCAGCGCCGCCGCCAATATCCGCTTCGCGCTGCGCGCCGCCGGCATCCCGCGCGCGGAGCATGCTCGCCGCACCGGTGAGCTTCTCGAACTGGTCGGCCTCGGCCAACTGGCCGATCGCGCCGCGCGAAGGCTTTCCGGCGGCGAGCAGCAGCGGCTGGCGCTGGCGCGGGCGCTCGCGCGCGATCCCGCGGTGCTGTTCCTGGACGAGCCGACCGCGAGCCTCGATCCGGTAGCCACCAAGGCGGTGGAGGACATCATCCGCGCGGTCAGCGAGCGAAACATCAAGGTCGTGATGGCGACCCACGATCTCGGCGAAGGGCGCCGGCTCGCCGGCGACATCGTCATGCTTCACCGCGGCCGTATCGTGGAAACCGGCGCCGCCGCGTCGTTCTTCGATCGGCCGCAAACCGCCGAGGCCAGGACGTTCCTCGCGGGCGAACTATTGGTTTGA
- a CDS encoding peptide ABC transporter substrate-binding protein: MKERELRDLIADVKTGRLSRRAFVQRMIAVGLSAPMAGMMLSQSGVAMAATALPYKPTKAGGGGVLKLMYWQAITLLNPHFAVGTKDQEGCRIFYEPLAGWDGDGNLVPILAAEIPSKENDGLAEDGRSVVWKLKRGVKWHDGMPFTADDVVFNWEYARTPESAAVSIASYKDVTVEKIDDFTVRLIFAKPTPFWADAFVGNYGAIIPKHLFKDYVGAKSREAPHNLKPVGTGPYLFVDFKPGDMLRAKINPTYHVANRPHFDEVEVKGGGDAVSAARAVLQTGEYDYAWNMLVEEEILQKLEAAGKGRVNITVSGNVEFIQLNSTDPAVEVDGERASIKTRHPLFSDPAVRQAIHLLIDRVSIEKFIYGRTARATANFLNNPERFRSKNTKFEFNIEKANQILEAAGWKKSGDGIRAKDGKALKFVFQTSINAPRQKTQAIIKQACQKAGIDVELKSVVGSVFFSSDTANPDTYPHFYCDAQMYNTTMPQADPQLFMNQYVSWQVANKENKWQGRNVSRWQSKEYDEVYKQAEQELDAVKRAALFIKLNDLVVTDNYIQPIVSRTRVAALGNKLTAHISGWDNDLWQLASWYREA; this comes from the coding sequence ATGAAAGAGCGGGAACTTCGAGACCTGATTGCAGACGTCAAGACCGGCCGGTTGTCGCGGCGGGCCTTTGTCCAGCGAATGATTGCCGTGGGCCTTTCGGCGCCGATGGCCGGGATGATGCTGAGCCAGTCCGGAGTCGCGATGGCTGCGACCGCGCTTCCCTACAAGCCGACCAAGGCCGGCGGCGGCGGCGTGCTGAAACTGATGTACTGGCAGGCCATCACCCTGCTCAATCCCCATTTCGCCGTCGGCACCAAGGATCAGGAAGGCTGCCGGATCTTTTACGAGCCGCTGGCGGGATGGGATGGCGACGGCAATCTGGTTCCGATCCTCGCCGCCGAAATCCCGAGCAAGGAGAATGACGGCTTGGCCGAGGACGGTCGCTCGGTGGTCTGGAAGCTGAAACGCGGCGTCAAATGGCATGACGGCATGCCGTTCACGGCCGACGATGTCGTTTTCAATTGGGAATATGCCAGAACGCCGGAAAGCGCGGCGGTCTCGATCGCCAGCTACAAGGACGTCACGGTCGAGAAGATCGACGACTTCACCGTCCGCCTTATTTTTGCCAAGCCGACGCCGTTCTGGGCCGATGCCTTTGTCGGCAACTACGGCGCGATCATCCCAAAACATCTGTTCAAGGATTACGTCGGCGCCAAGTCGCGCGAGGCACCGCACAATCTGAAGCCGGTCGGCACCGGCCCTTATCTGTTCGTTGATTTCAAGCCGGGCGACATGCTCCGCGCAAAAATCAATCCCACCTATCACGTCGCCAACCGGCCGCACTTCGATGAGGTGGAGGTCAAAGGCGGCGGCGACGCCGTGTCGGCGGCGCGCGCGGTGCTGCAGACCGGAGAGTACGACTATGCCTGGAACATGCTGGTCGAAGAGGAGATCCTGCAGAAGCTGGAAGCCGCCGGAAAGGGCAGGGTCAACATCACGGTGTCAGGCAATGTCGAATTCATACAGCTCAACTCGACCGATCCCGCGGTCGAGGTCGATGGCGAGCGCGCCAGCATAAAGACCAGGCATCCGCTGTTCAGCGACCCGGCCGTGCGCCAGGCCATCCATCTCCTGATCGATCGCGTGTCGATCGAGAAATTCATCTATGGCCGCACGGCGCGGGCCACTGCGAACTTCCTCAACAACCCGGAACGCTTCCGGTCGAAAAACACCAAGTTCGAATTCAACATCGAGAAGGCCAACCAGATCCTCGAGGCCGCCGGTTGGAAAAAGAGCGGCGACGGCATTCGCGCCAAGGACGGCAAGGCGCTGAAGTTCGTATTCCAGACCTCGATCAATGCGCCCAGGCAGAAGACCCAGGCCATCATCAAGCAGGCGTGCCAGAAGGCGGGCATCGACGTCGAGCTGAAGTCGGTGGTGGGATCGGTGTTCTTCTCCTCCGACACCGCCAATCCCGACACCTACCCGCATTTCTATTGCGACGCGCAGATGTACAACACGACAATGCCGCAGGCCGATCCGCAGCTGTTCATGAACCAGTATGTGTCGTGGCAGGTGGCGAACAAGGAAAACAAGTGGCAGGGGCGCAATGTCTCGCGCTGGCAAAGCAAGGAATACGACGAGGTCTACAAGCAGGCCGAGCAGGAGCTCGACGCCGTGAAGCGCGCGGCGCTGTTTATCAAGCTCAACGACCTCGTCGTGACAGACAACTACATCCAGCCCATCGTCTCGCGGACCCGGGTCGCGGCGCTCGGCAACAAGCTGACCGCGCATATCTCGGGCTGGGACAACGATCTGTGGCAGCTCGCGAGCTGGTACCGGGAGGCGTGA
- a CDS encoding TRAFs-binding domain-containing protein: MGSCFVIMGFGEKTDFQSNPQRVLNLNRTYEDIIKPVVEEAGHTCVRADEIIHSTVIDKPMYDNLLSADLVIADLSTANVNAVYELGVRHALRPQRTIVLAEKNFSFPFDLNHLSILKYEHLGKEIGFKEVMRVREELKKKITVLMDSPEPDSPVFLFIPSLQPASLPKAPAMVAAGPPAPSSEPTDREQKSFAELLVSFRAAKDEVKEADDWALPLALLKRLKAMQPDDPYILQQLALATYKFQQPDKKTSLINAKNILNALAPQTSSDAETVGLWGAIHKRLWDETENPEDLDDAVRAYARGYYIKTDYYNGINYAFVLDVRASRSEGDEALVDRLLARRVRKDVLKICDRLLQAAAAAAEPGSKHDAPGASADELFWIGGTKVEALFGLGRRDEAGSLKTEIVEKERQRLIKAGRNGDAVNWMGSSLNDQLKKLGELLPP, from the coding sequence ATGGGTAGCTGTTTTGTCATTATGGGCTTTGGCGAGAAGACCGACTTCCAGTCGAACCCGCAGCGTGTTCTGAACCTGAACAGGACCTACGAAGACATCATCAAGCCGGTGGTGGAAGAGGCCGGCCACACCTGCGTTCGCGCGGACGAGATCATCCATTCCACCGTCATCGACAAGCCGATGTACGACAATCTGCTTTCGGCAGATCTGGTCATTGCGGACCTGTCCACGGCCAACGTCAACGCGGTGTATGAGCTCGGCGTTCGTCACGCGCTCCGCCCACAGCGGACGATCGTGCTGGCGGAGAAGAACTTCAGCTTCCCGTTCGACCTCAATCATCTCAGCATCCTGAAATACGAACACCTCGGAAAGGAGATTGGGTTCAAGGAGGTGATGCGCGTCAGGGAAGAACTGAAAAAAAAGATCACGGTGCTGATGGACAGTCCCGAGCCCGACAGCCCGGTCTTTCTGTTCATCCCCTCGCTTCAGCCTGCCAGCCTTCCCAAGGCGCCGGCGATGGTCGCCGCGGGGCCGCCCGCGCCCTCCTCTGAGCCCACGGATCGGGAGCAGAAGAGCTTCGCCGAACTGCTCGTAAGCTTTCGCGCCGCGAAAGACGAGGTCAAGGAGGCTGACGATTGGGCTCTACCTCTGGCCCTTCTGAAGCGACTGAAGGCGATGCAGCCTGACGACCCCTACATCCTCCAGCAACTGGCGCTCGCGACCTACAAGTTCCAACAGCCGGACAAGAAGACATCGCTTATCAATGCAAAGAACATTCTGAACGCGCTTGCGCCACAAACGTCGAGCGATGCCGAGACGGTGGGACTGTGGGGCGCCATCCACAAACGGCTGTGGGATGAGACGGAAAATCCTGAGGATCTCGATGATGCGGTGCGGGCTTATGCGAGAGGCTACTACATCAAAACCGATTATTATAACGGCATCAACTACGCATTCGTGCTCGACGTTCGCGCGTCCCGCAGCGAGGGCGATGAGGCTTTGGTGGATCGGCTTCTCGCGCGACGGGTCCGCAAGGACGTCCTGAAAATCTGCGACCGTCTGTTGCAAGCCGCAGCCGCGGCGGCCGAACCCGGATCGAAGCATGACGCACCCGGCGCCAGCGCCGACGAGTTGTTCTGGATCGGGGGGACGAAGGTTGAGGCCTTGTTCGGGTTGGGCCGCAGAGACGAGGCGGGAAGTCTGAAGACCGAGATTGTCGAGAAGGAACGCCAGCGCCTGATCAAGGCCGGCCGCAATGGCGACGCCGTGAATTGGATGGGGTCCAGCCTGAACGACCAGTTGAAGAAGCTGGGCGAGCTATTGCCGCCTTGA